One window of the Capnocytophaga haemolytica genome contains the following:
- a CDS encoding PAS domain-containing protein encodes MIKDYRDIELTVQRPAPIDREVVWDKSKVIISETDIYGRITNVNDIFCSVCGYSADELIGQPHSIIRHPDMPKITFKLLWDNLKLGNNFAGVVKNLAKSGEYYWVITDFEMRRDASGNITHYIARRKSVPKKVIDNYVTPLYETLLKLEKIGGMELSARFFKNYLAKQGKDYMDFIIDVMNKNREDAVFEEIPMATFSSNKEPELVTDDIVTVGVGGSMDEKRKNFFGKLFQ; translated from the coding sequence ATGATTAAAGATTACAGAGACATCGAACTAACCGTTCAACGGCCTGCCCCTATCGACCGTGAGGTCGTTTGGGACAAATCAAAGGTAATTATTAGCGAAACAGACATCTATGGGCGTATTACCAATGTGAATGACATCTTTTGTAGCGTATGTGGCTACTCCGCTGATGAGCTTATCGGTCAGCCACACAGCATCATTCGTCACCCCGATATGCCTAAAATCACTTTTAAATTACTTTGGGACAACCTTAAACTCGGCAACAACTTCGCAGGAGTAGTAAAAAACTTAGCAAAATCAGGTGAGTATTACTGGGTAATTACCGACTTCGAAATGCGCCGTGATGCCTCAGGCAACATCACTCACTACATCGCACGTCGCAAGTCAGTACCTAAAAAAGTAATCGACAACTACGTTACCCCTCTGTACGAAACCCTCCTCAAACTTGAGAAAATCGGGGGAATGGAACTCAGCGCTCGATTCTTCAAAAACTACTTAGCAAAACAAGGTAAAGACTATATGGACTTCATCATCGACGTGATGAATAAAAACCGTGAAGACGCTGTATTTGAGGAAATACCAATGGCTACTTTCAGCAGCAACAAAGAGCCTGAACTCGTTACTGATGATATCGTTACCGTAGGTGTTGGTGGCTCAATGGATGAAAAACGCAAGAACTTTTTCGGCAAACTATTCCAATAG
- a CDS encoding PAS domain-containing protein, giving the protein MADFQSPVPTIPRPAPIDKEVSWDKTKTLISETDVAGTITNVNDVFCNVSHYSSAELIGQPHNLIRHPDMPKLIFKLLWDNLKQGNNFVGVIKNLAKTGEYYWVVTDFEMRRDASGNITHYIGRRKSVPEKAINDYLAPFYESLLKLEKIGGVDLSSRFFKNYLAKQGKDYVDFVIGVMSETQSSFTAENVTAIDSNNVSVPDDIYNVDESMDEKRKNFFGRLFN; this is encoded by the coding sequence ATGGCAGACTTTCAAAGCCCTGTACCAACCATTCCACGTCCAGCCCCTATTGATAAAGAAGTAAGCTGGGACAAAACTAAAACACTCATTAGCGAAACCGATGTAGCAGGCACCATCACCAATGTGAATGATGTCTTCTGCAACGTCTCTCACTATTCCTCTGCTGAACTTATCGGTCAGCCGCACAACCTAATACGCCACCCCGATATGCCAAAGCTTATTTTCAAGCTCCTTTGGGATAACCTCAAACAAGGAAACAACTTCGTTGGTGTGATCAAAAACCTCGCTAAGACAGGTGAGTATTATTGGGTGGTAACCGATTTCGAAATGCGTAGAGATGCCAGCGGCAATATCACTCATTACATCGGTAGGCGCAAGTCCGTACCTGAAAAAGCTATCAACGACTACTTAGCCCCCTTCTATGAGTCACTCCTTAAACTGGAAAAAATAGGAGGCGTTGACCTAAGCAGCCGATTCTTTAAGAATTACTTAGCGAAACAAGGTAAAGACTATGTCGATTTCGTTATCGGTGTGATGTCCGAAACACAAAGCAGTTTTACTGCTGAAAACGTCACCGCTATCGACAGTAACAACGTAAGCGTACCTGACGACATCTACAATGTAGATGAATCAATGGACGAAAAACGCAAGAACTTTTTCGGGAGATTATTTAACTAA
- a CDS encoding AMP-dependent synthetase/ligase: MNLISYHYINVFQENTQKYSTKNALMGKEGEVWCGTTWQQLGEITRRLSKALLSLEVGVQESVGIFSQNTPQWTMADLATLQIRARVVPIYTTNIPEQALYVLNHAEVKVLFVGDKTQYEKAIEVADNCPSLIKIITFKDDFQLENDGGRSMHWADFLALGEGTAQEEALSHRISERSLDDLFTIIYTSGTTGDPKGVMLTYANLAHQMVAHNKRLSVSEADSSLSFLPLSHVYERAWTFYCLFKGVTVYYLEDTNQVREALSEVKPTLMCAVPRFYEKIFATVHDRANASSFAKRSLFRLAVRTGRQMLKAKEEGRKPGLLLQKAYNLFDKLVYSKFKTLLGGRIRFMPCGGANLEPSIGRFFQSIGINVKLGYGMTETTATVSCWGDDTFNLQSVGEVMPDIEVKIGEDNEILVKGGMVMKGYYKNPEETAKAFTADGFLRTGDAGSVDAHNNLFITERIKELMKTSNGKYIAPQLIENKVGKYNLIEQIAIIADGKKFVSALIVPNFEMLTQALKELNIKCKNTAEMIRHSAVIEYIAKQLQRFQSDLSDYEQIKKFTLLPAAFSIERNEITPTLKLRRKVIYANYSNEIEAMYH; encoded by the coding sequence ATGAATTTAATATCATATCACTATATAAACGTATTTCAAGAGAATACTCAGAAATACAGCACTAAAAACGCCCTGATGGGGAAAGAAGGAGAGGTTTGGTGCGGCACCACTTGGCAGCAGCTCGGTGAGATTACGCGTCGTCTTTCAAAGGCACTCCTATCGCTGGAGGTAGGAGTTCAAGAGTCTGTGGGGATTTTTTCACAAAACACCCCCCAGTGGACGATGGCTGACTTGGCAACACTCCAAATCCGTGCAAGAGTAGTGCCCATCTACACCACCAACATCCCTGAACAGGCACTATATGTACTCAATCACGCAGAGGTGAAAGTGCTTTTCGTAGGCGACAAAACACAGTATGAGAAGGCTATTGAGGTAGCAGATAACTGCCCCTCATTGATAAAGATTATCACTTTTAAAGATGATTTCCAGCTGGAAAATGATGGAGGGCGCTCAATGCACTGGGCTGATTTCCTCGCTTTGGGAGAAGGCACAGCACAAGAGGAAGCCCTCAGCCACCGCATCTCAGAACGCAGCCTCGACGACCTATTTACTATCATCTATACTTCAGGAACCACAGGTGATCCCAAAGGGGTGATGCTCACTTATGCAAACTTAGCCCATCAGATGGTAGCCCACAACAAGCGCCTATCGGTATCCGAAGCGGATAGCTCGCTGTCGTTCCTGCCGCTCTCACACGTCTATGAACGCGCGTGGACGTTCTATTGCTTATTTAAAGGGGTAACAGTTTATTACTTAGAAGATACAAATCAAGTACGCGAAGCACTCTCAGAGGTGAAACCTACGCTGATGTGTGCCGTACCGCGTTTTTACGAAAAGATATTCGCTACAGTACACGACAGAGCCAATGCTTCCTCATTTGCGAAGCGTTCTCTCTTCAGATTAGCTGTGAGGACAGGCAGACAAATGCTCAAAGCAAAGGAAGAAGGAAGAAAACCAGGCCTGCTATTGCAAAAAGCATACAACTTATTCGATAAGTTAGTCTATTCTAAGTTCAAAACGTTGCTCGGTGGGCGCATACGCTTTATGCCCTGTGGCGGGGCAAACTTAGAGCCAAGTATCGGGCGTTTCTTCCAGTCGATAGGTATTAACGTGAAGTTAGGCTATGGAATGACCGAGACTACTGCTACTGTATCCTGCTGGGGCGACGATACTTTTAATTTGCAATCGGTAGGAGAGGTAATGCCTGACATAGAAGTGAAGATAGGTGAGGACAACGAGATATTAGTCAAAGGTGGTATGGTGATGAAAGGCTATTACAAGAATCCTGAGGAAACGGCTAAGGCTTTTACTGCTGACGGATTCCTACGCACAGGCGATGCTGGCAGCGTTGATGCCCACAACAACCTCTTTATCACCGAGCGCATCAAAGAGTTGATGAAAACCTCTAACGGTAAGTACATCGCTCCGCAGCTTATTGAGAACAAAGTAGGCAAATACAACCTCATCGAGCAGATTGCTATCATTGCCGATGGGAAGAAGTTCGTCTCAGCGCTGATTGTGCCCAACTTTGAGATGCTTACCCAAGCCTTAAAAGAGCTGAATATCAAATGTAAAAATACTGCCGAAATGATACGTCACAGTGCTGTGATTGAATACATCGCTAAGCAGTTGCAGCGTTTCCAGAGTGATTTGTCCGACTACGAGCAGATAAAAAAATTCACCCTACTGCCTGCTGCTTTCAGCATTGAGCGCAATGAGATTACACCAACACTCAAACTTCGCCGCAAAGTGATCTATGCAAATTACAGCAACGAAATTGAAGCGATGTATCACTAA
- a CDS encoding RluA family pseudouridine synthase, whose protein sequence is MTTDIENIAVIYEDNHIIAVNKRAGDIVQGDKTGDTPLSEIVKAYLKKKYSKPGEVFLGVVHRLDRPTTGVVIFAKTSKALARLNAMFADKTAVEKTYWAMVEGSPEAQATLTHYLTRNTEQNKSRAHIKEVPNSKKAVLTYKKLRQLDHYSLLEITLLTGRHHQIRAQLAAVGCFIKGDLKYGARRSNADGSIHLHARRLRFLHPVKKEMVEIIADVPEDGLWQSI, encoded by the coding sequence ATGACCACCGACATCGAAAACATCGCCGTCATCTACGAAGACAATCACATCATCGCCGTCAATAAGCGTGCAGGTGATATTGTGCAAGGAGATAAAACAGGTGATACGCCACTGAGTGAGATCGTTAAGGCTTATCTCAAGAAGAAATACAGCAAGCCAGGGGAAGTTTTCCTCGGGGTGGTGCATCGGCTTGATCGCCCTACTACGGGAGTGGTTATTTTTGCCAAAACTTCTAAAGCCTTAGCGCGCCTCAACGCGATGTTTGCCGATAAAACTGCGGTAGAAAAGACGTATTGGGCAATGGTGGAAGGCAGCCCAGAAGCGCAGGCGACGCTTACGCATTATCTTACGCGCAACACTGAGCAGAACAAATCGCGTGCCCACATCAAGGAAGTGCCTAATAGCAAAAAAGCCGTCTTAACCTATAAAAAGCTACGACAGCTCGATCATTATTCTCTGTTGGAAATCACCTTGCTCACAGGGCGTCATCACCAGATACGTGCCCAATTGGCGGCTGTTGGTTGCTTCATTAAAGGCGACCTGAAGTACGGTGCACGTCGCTCCAATGCTGATGGTAGTATTCATCTCCACGCGCGCCGCCTGAGGTTTCTTCACCCCGTAAAGAAAGAGATGGTGGAAATTATCGCCGATGTACCTGAAGATGGGTTGTGGCAAAGTATTTAA
- a CDS encoding YoaK family protein: MFRHQGKRRSAKHNLHIAIVLSAVAGIVNVTGFLFIGRLTTNVTGHFALFIYDVSVAEFWKGLIYFLYIFAFLAGSFTSGLLIEMANHLRTHNKYLAPTLLECAMLVLAIVLNNPETPPPADVTACVLLFAMGLQNSFVTKISNAVVRTTHLTGLFTDLGIELSQLTYARRNHYQQQKPKIKASVRLRLAIITSFFAGGLVAGLCYIKFGWGLQTLFIPVGILLAGLFYDDFRFIYLRKKRHYDHRHRKHRRHLRRQSHHRRQ; this comes from the coding sequence ATGTTTCGGCATCAAGGCAAACGGCGATCGGCTAAGCACAATCTGCACATAGCCATAGTGCTCTCGGCGGTGGCAGGTATCGTGAACGTTACGGGCTTTCTCTTCATCGGGAGGCTCACTACCAATGTTACGGGGCACTTCGCATTGTTTATTTACGACGTCTCGGTGGCGGAGTTTTGGAAAGGCTTGATTTACTTCCTATATATCTTTGCCTTCTTAGCAGGCTCGTTTACTTCGGGGCTACTCATCGAGATGGCGAACCATCTGCGGACGCACAACAAGTACCTCGCCCCGACGCTTTTAGAATGTGCGATGTTGGTGCTTGCCATAGTGCTCAACAACCCAGAAACGCCTCCGCCAGCCGATGTAACTGCCTGCGTATTGCTTTTTGCGATGGGTTTGCAAAACTCCTTCGTTACGAAGATCTCCAATGCCGTAGTTCGCACCACGCACCTCACAGGCTTATTTACCGACCTTGGGATTGAGCTCTCGCAACTCACTTACGCACGGCGTAATCATTACCAGCAGCAGAAGCCAAAAATTAAAGCCAGCGTAAGGTTGCGTCTTGCCATCATCACTTCGTTTTTTGCAGGAGGATTGGTCGCTGGGCTGTGCTACATCAAATTTGGCTGGGGATTGCAAACGCTCTTTATCCCTGTGGGAATCTTGCTTGCGGGACTTTTTTACGACGATTTTAGGTTTATCTATTTAAGGAAAAAACGCCATTATGACCACCGACATCGAAAACATCGCCGTCATCTACGAAGACAATCACATCATCGCCGTCAATAA
- the panB gene encoding 3-methyl-2-oxobutanoate hydroxymethyltransferase, whose protein sequence is MSAATKEIKRLSTKTLINMKAKGEKIAMLTAYDYTFARLVDGAGIDVILVGDSASNVMAGHETTLPITLDQMIYHGASVVRGTSRALVVVDLPFGTYQSDPQGALHSAVRVMKESGAHALKLEGGKEIEESLRCILAAGIPVMGHLGLTPQSIHQFGSFALRAKEEAEAQKLKEDALLLEKLGCFAIVLEKIPAALAEEVAKSVRIPIIGIGAGAGVDGQVLVMQDMLGMNNEFHPKFLRTYANLYEEVHKAVGNYVSDVKSVSFPNAEESY, encoded by the coding sequence ATGTCAGCAGCAACAAAAGAAATCAAGCGCCTCTCGACCAAGACGCTCATCAATATGAAAGCCAAAGGTGAGAAAATTGCTATGCTCACCGCTTATGATTACACTTTTGCCCGCCTTGTTGATGGCGCAGGCATCGATGTGATCCTCGTGGGCGATTCTGCCAGCAATGTAATGGCAGGACACGAGACTACGCTGCCCATTACCCTCGATCAAATGATTTATCACGGGGCTTCTGTGGTGCGTGGCACTTCACGCGCGTTGGTGGTGGTGGATTTGCCCTTCGGCACCTATCAATCCGATCCTCAGGGAGCATTGCATTCGGCGGTACGCGTGATGAAGGAAAGCGGTGCCCACGCACTTAAATTAGAAGGTGGCAAAGAGATCGAGGAGTCGCTTCGTTGTATTCTCGCAGCAGGAATCCCCGTAATGGGGCATCTGGGCTTAACACCGCAGTCAATTCACCAGTTTGGCTCCTTTGCCCTCCGCGCTAAGGAGGAAGCAGAAGCGCAAAAGCTAAAAGAAGACGCCTTATTATTGGAAAAATTAGGTTGTTTTGCAATCGTTTTAGAGAAAATACCCGCAGCATTGGCTGAAGAAGTGGCAAAAAGCGTACGTATTCCTATTATAGGTATTGGTGCTGGGGCTGGCGTGGACGGTCAGGTGCTGGTAATGCAGGATATGCTGGGAATGAACAATGAATTTCACCCAAAATTCTTAAGAACTTATGCCAATCTTTACGAAGAAGTGCATAAAGCAGTCGGAAATTACGTGTCGGATGTAAAATCGGTGTCATTTCCTAATGCAGAGGAGAGCTACTAA
- a CDS encoding DUF1835 domain-containing protein — MRRELHITGGKNTTEMLRKIAPQSEVITWNEMLSEGKTTTDVGSEHFWRSRYEFLKSEYNTGKKSFIDNVLKEYRNLCQQKTQDEAVLWFSEDLQSQINMIAVMSWLKKYRKNIHITWVKEPISAKTTQKDAKQYYQARQVFNTDDLEYADYIWQLYCSKSPLQLEIQANANTTTHLTALPEALKLHLQRFPSVKNGLSSVENEVLTTAYTFKGSAEDLAQQMVKSQLHLGYSSLQFSAVIERLKDLFSSLNPLKINLEGEQVLANQINMYPILRNDDTYLGGALKYDFLRYGDSDKLLKL, encoded by the coding sequence ATGCGAAGAGAATTACACATCACAGGAGGTAAAAATACCACCGAAATGCTACGAAAAATCGCTCCACAGTCGGAGGTGATTACGTGGAATGAGATGCTTAGTGAAGGAAAAACTACCACTGATGTCGGGAGTGAACATTTTTGGCGCAGCCGATACGAATTCCTCAAAAGCGAATATAACACAGGTAAAAAATCATTTATTGACAATGTGCTTAAAGAGTACCGCAACCTCTGTCAGCAGAAAACCCAAGATGAGGCAGTACTTTGGTTCAGTGAGGATCTTCAAAGCCAAATCAATATGATCGCTGTGATGAGTTGGCTGAAAAAATACCGAAAAAACATTCATATCACTTGGGTTAAAGAGCCTATCTCAGCAAAAACAACTCAAAAAGATGCCAAACAGTATTATCAGGCACGTCAAGTTTTTAATACCGACGACCTCGAGTATGCCGATTATATCTGGCAGCTCTATTGTAGCAAATCTCCGCTGCAATTAGAAATACAAGCCAACGCCAACACAACTACCCATCTTACCGCCCTTCCTGAGGCTTTGAAACTACACCTACAACGTTTTCCTTCTGTAAAAAATGGACTTAGCTCTGTGGAGAATGAAGTTCTTACCACCGCATATACTTTTAAAGGTTCTGCGGAAGATTTAGCGCAACAAATGGTGAAATCACAACTCCATTTAGGTTATTCTTCCTTGCAATTCAGTGCGGTGATAGAGCGCCTTAAGGATTTATTCTCATCACTAAATCCTTTGAAAATCAATTTAGAAGGTGAGCAAGTTTTAGCAAATCAAATCAATATGTATCCAATTTTGCGCAATGATGACACTTATTTAGGAGGTGCTCTCAAGTACGACTTCCTGCGCTATGGTGACAGCGATAAATTGTTAAAACTTTGA
- the dnaB gene encoding replicative DNA helicase: MNQLERTPIETTFRTMTPQISLERGKIPPQALDLEEAVLGAMLIDKKGVDDVIDIISADVFYKKQHQLIYQAIFELFQNSEPIDLLTVAEQLRKTGNLEAAGSEIYLINLTQRVSSSANAEHHARIILQRFIKRRLIEISSEIIEEAYDETRDVFDSLDAAEQKLYDVTQGNLKRSSESAGDLVLKALRNIEDLSKKEDKYSGVPSGFTKLDELTSGWQASDLIIVAARPSMGKTALTLSMARNIAVDFGVPVAFFSLEMSSVQLITRLISSETGISSDKLRTGKLEDHEWVALNTRVKNLEKAPLYIDDTPSLSIFDLRAKARRLSTQHGIKLIMIDYLQLMTIGNKGAGNREQEISTISRNLKALAKELNIPVIALAQLSRNVESRPGHKRPQLSDLRESGAIEQDADIVSFIYRPEYYKLETWEDDTPTTDQAELVIAKHRNGALDNIRLKFHAGNFSNLDTAAMGYQAQEIGSKLNENVDFAAIPSAMPEQAFSAPTTEGSSEVFNESEVPF, from the coding sequence ATGAATCAATTAGAGAGAACACCCATAGAAACTACTTTTCGCACAATGACTCCTCAAATTAGTTTAGAGAGAGGCAAGATTCCACCGCAGGCTTTAGATCTTGAAGAAGCTGTATTAGGGGCTATGCTTATTGATAAGAAAGGTGTAGATGATGTAATAGATATCATCAGCGCTGATGTATTTTATAAAAAGCAACACCAACTTATATATCAGGCTATCTTTGAGCTATTCCAAAACTCAGAGCCCATTGATTTGCTTACTGTGGCAGAACAATTACGCAAAACGGGAAATTTAGAAGCCGCTGGATCTGAGATTTATCTGATTAATCTTACTCAGCGTGTTTCCTCCTCAGCAAATGCCGAGCATCACGCACGTATTATTTTACAGCGATTTATCAAAAGAAGACTCATTGAGATCTCTTCTGAAATCATCGAAGAGGCTTATGACGAAACAAGAGACGTGTTTGATTCTCTCGACGCTGCCGAACAGAAGCTCTACGATGTCACACAGGGGAACTTAAAGCGCTCAAGCGAGTCAGCAGGGGATTTGGTGCTCAAAGCATTGAGAAATATAGAAGACCTTAGCAAGAAAGAGGATAAATACAGTGGGGTTCCTTCAGGGTTTACCAAGCTCGATGAGCTTACCTCAGGATGGCAAGCAAGTGACCTTATTATTGTGGCAGCACGCCCAAGTATGGGGAAAACAGCCCTCACGCTCTCAATGGCACGTAATATAGCAGTTGATTTCGGCGTGCCAGTCGCGTTTTTTTCGTTAGAGATGTCGTCCGTGCAGTTGATAACACGCCTCATCTCATCAGAGACAGGTATTTCATCGGATAAACTGCGTACAGGAAAATTGGAAGACCACGAATGGGTGGCGCTCAATACAAGAGTGAAAAATCTCGAAAAGGCACCTTTATATATTGATGATACCCCATCGCTTTCCATTTTTGACCTCAGAGCTAAGGCACGCCGACTTTCTACACAACACGGCATTAAATTGATAATGATCGACTATTTGCAGCTGATGACCATCGGAAATAAAGGCGCAGGCAACCGCGAACAGGAGATCTCAACCATCTCGCGTAACCTAAAAGCCTTGGCTAAAGAGCTAAACATTCCAGTGATCGCATTGGCGCAACTTTCGCGAAATGTAGAGTCGCGCCCAGGGCATAAACGCCCGCAACTCTCTGACCTTCGCGAATCGGGTGCTATTGAGCAAGATGCTGATATTGTTTCGTTCATCTATCGTCCAGAATACTATAAATTAGAGACTTGGGAAGACGATACTCCTACTACCGATCAAGCAGAATTGGTGATCGCTAAACACCGCAACGGGGCGCTTGATAATATCCGTCTTAAATTTCACGCGGGCAACTTCTCAAACTTAGATACTGCAGCAATGGGATATCAAGCGCAAGAGATAGGTTCGAAACTCAATGAGAATGTCGATTTTGCTGCTATCCCATCTGCGATGCCAGAGCAGGCTTTTTCAGCTCCTACCACCGAAGGTTCATCGGAGGTATTTAATGAAAGTGAGGTGCCTTTTTAA
- a CDS encoding acetyl-CoA carboxylase carboxyltransferase subunit alpha, with product MEYLDFELPIKELEEQLEKCQLIGNESEVDMTDACKKIEKKLAQVKKEIYGNLTPWQRVQISRHLERPYMLDYVKALCGNTFLELHGDRTVKDDKAMIGGFGKIDNQSFLFIGQQKGINTKIRQYRNFGMANPEGYRKALRLMKSAEKFNIPIVSFIDTPGAFPGIEAEERGQGEAIARNILEMSRLKVPVIVFIIGEGASGGALGIGVGDKVYMLENTWYSVISPESCSSILWRSWEYKKEAAEALKLTAPDMKKLKLVDEIIKEPLGGAHHDKEAMYVSVKKAILSAYNSLKKLPVEKLVEKRMDKYLNMGVFKE from the coding sequence ATGGAATATTTAGATTTTGAACTTCCTATCAAGGAGCTTGAAGAACAATTGGAGAAATGCCAGCTTATAGGCAATGAGAGTGAGGTAGATATGACCGATGCGTGCAAGAAAATTGAGAAGAAGCTCGCACAGGTGAAAAAAGAAATTTACGGAAATTTAACCCCTTGGCAACGTGTACAGATATCACGCCACTTAGAGCGCCCTTATATGCTTGATTATGTCAAAGCTTTGTGTGGAAATACTTTCTTAGAGCTACACGGTGATAGAACAGTGAAAGACGATAAGGCGATGATAGGAGGTTTTGGTAAGATTGACAACCAAAGTTTCTTATTTATAGGTCAGCAGAAAGGGATAAACACAAAGATACGCCAATATCGTAATTTTGGTATGGCAAATCCTGAAGGCTATCGCAAGGCACTGCGATTGATGAAGTCAGCAGAAAAATTTAACATCCCAATTGTCAGTTTTATTGATACTCCAGGCGCTTTCCCAGGGATTGAAGCTGAGGAGCGCGGTCAGGGGGAGGCGATTGCCAGAAACATCTTGGAAATGTCGCGCCTGAAAGTGCCTGTGATAGTATTTATTATAGGCGAAGGTGCCTCAGGAGGTGCTTTGGGGATCGGAGTAGGTGACAAGGTGTATATGCTTGAAAATACGTGGTATTCAGTGATTTCTCCAGAATCTTGCTCTTCGATCTTGTGGAGAAGTTGGGAATATAAAAAAGAAGCTGCTGAGGCGCTGAAACTTACTGCTCCTGATATGAAAAAGCTCAAATTGGTGGATGAAATCATTAAGGAGCCTCTCGGAGGTGCTCATCACGATAAAGAAGCTATGTATGTCTCAGTGAAAAAAGCAATTCTCAGCGCATATAACTCACTGAAAAAGTTGCCTGTAGAAAAATTAGTTGAAAAACGTATGGATAAATACCTCAATATGGGAGTTTTTAAAGAATAA
- the murC gene encoding UDP-N-acetylmuramate--L-alanine ligase, producing the protein METDLNSVKNIYFIGIGGIGMSALARYFKHAGKNVCGYDRTPTEITDALIKEGVAVHFTDDTAKIPNEFKDKERTLVVFTPAIPKEHSELCYFQGENFNVVKRSEVLGLITRNTFCLAVAGTHGKTTTTSILAHILYETGVKVSAFLGGIAENFNSNLVLNGNEYTVVEADEFDRSFLRLSPNIACITSVDADHLDIYGDKAHFEEGFRQFTEKIKPGGSLIIRNGLELKGETYGLEDNSDYSFRNIRVIDGSYVFDFHHGGKTYPNYTFTKPGRHNLSNALAAIAVATKADFAPEGLLKALASFKGVKRRFSYIIRSEKLTFIDDYAHHPSEINALYQAVSEMYPEIPKTIVFQPHLFTRTRDFLDGFAESLSQFDDVVLLDIYPARELPIEGVTSAKLLEKVHAKQKQLVSKEALIPLLLEKQPKLLLTVGAGDIGMEVERIKEAFLKAEKLV; encoded by the coding sequence ATGGAAACGGACTTAAACAGCGTTAAAAACATATATTTCATAGGGATTGGCGGCATCGGTATGTCGGCATTGGCGCGTTATTTTAAGCACGCGGGTAAAAATGTCTGTGGTTACGACAGAACGCCTACTGAGATCACTGATGCGCTCATTAAGGAGGGTGTTGCGGTGCATTTTACGGATGATACGGCGAAAATACCTAATGAATTTAAGGATAAGGAGCGTACATTAGTGGTTTTTACCCCTGCAATACCCAAAGAACATAGTGAATTGTGCTATTTTCAGGGTGAAAACTTCAATGTGGTGAAGCGATCGGAGGTTTTGGGGCTGATAACACGCAATACTTTTTGCTTAGCAGTCGCTGGAACGCACGGGAAGACTACCACAACGAGTATTTTAGCGCATATTCTGTACGAAACAGGCGTAAAAGTAAGTGCATTTTTAGGTGGAATTGCTGAAAACTTTAATAGTAATTTGGTATTAAATGGAAATGAATACACAGTGGTAGAAGCGGATGAGTTTGATAGATCATTCCTTCGGTTATCGCCAAATATTGCCTGCATTACGTCAGTGGACGCCGATCATTTAGATATTTACGGTGATAAGGCACACTTTGAGGAGGGGTTTAGGCAGTTTACCGAGAAAATCAAGCCTGGTGGCAGCCTTATCATTAGAAATGGATTGGAATTGAAGGGTGAAACCTACGGATTAGAAGATAATTCTGATTATTCGTTCCGAAATATACGTGTAATAGATGGTTCGTACGTGTTTGACTTCCATCACGGGGGTAAAACATATCCTAATTATACTTTTACAAAGCCTGGGCGGCATAATCTGTCGAATGCCTTGGCTGCAATAGCCGTTGCGACCAAAGCAGACTTCGCTCCAGAGGGTTTATTAAAGGCTTTGGCGAGCTTTAAAGGCGTTAAGAGGCGTTTTTCATATATTATTCGCAGTGAAAAGCTTACTTTTATTGATGATTATGCGCACCATCCGTCTGAAATAAATGCTTTGTATCAGGCAGTGAGCGAAATGTATCCTGAAATACCTAAAACGATCGTGTTTCAGCCACATTTATTCACCAGAACACGTGATTTCTTAGATGGATTTGCCGAAAGTCTATCGCAATTTGACGATGTAGTGCTGTTAGACATCTATCCCGCACGAGAATTGCCCATAGAAGGGGTAACATCGGCAAAATTATTAGAAAAAGTGCACGCAAAGCAGAAGCAACTCGTATCAAAAGAGGCGTTAATCCCCTTATTGCTCGAAAAACAGCCGAAATTGCTGCTGACAGTAGGCGCAGGGGATATAGGAATGGAAGTAGAGAGGATAAAAGAGGCTTTCCTAAAGGCAGAAAAATTAGTTTGA